ACGATCACCAATCGCGAAGACTTTCTAAAACGAATCGCCGGACAGCTCGGACGTGACGTCGACTTGACGCCGCCGAAACGCGTGTATAAGCACCGCCCGCAAGACGAGGTGCTGAAAGACGCCTCTGACGAGGAACTGCTCGAGACGTTCCGGATGGTCGCGACACGCATCCATACTGACGTCGTCGAATGCGAGTCGGCTAACCTCGATGATACACTCCGTCTCTTGATTGAACGGTATGATGGGCAGAGCATCATCGCGGAACGTGACGACCGAATCCAGGCATGGGCGCCCCAAACGAGCGAATCGTTCGACTGGTGGGATGCGGAGCGGCCAGAAGACAGCCGTGCCCTCGCCGTGAAGGCCGATATCGGTATCACGATTGCCGACCAGGCCCTCGCCGAGAGTGCGACGATCGTCCAGTACGCGGCTCCAGGGAAGTCACGCACAATCAGCTTGTTGCCGCGCGACCATATTGCCATCATCCCGAAATCGGTGCTCGTGCCGCGGATGACACAGGCAGCCAAAAAATTAGCCGAACTTGACCGCACCGGTGACCTCGCCTCGCCAAACGGTGTCAACTTCATCTCCGGCCCATCGAACTCAGCCGATATCGAGATGAATTTGATTGTCGGCGTCCACGGACCTGTCCGTGTCGCCTACTTGCTCGTCCATGACTTATAAGGAAAAAGACTCGCCGCGTGATGAAGCCATTCACGTAGCGAGTCTTTTTGTGTTCAGTTTATTCGACCGTGATACTCCCGTTTGAGCTCGTCAGTTTGACTTCAACCGCTCCGTCCCCGAACGTCCGCTCGTTCGCCCGATCCCCGAACAGCTCGACTTTGCCGTTTCTCGTCTTAGCCCGAATGACGGCGTCACGCGGATCTTGCTTCAGACGCATATCGATGCGGCCATTGTTCGTCTTCAGACGGATTGGATGCTCAATCACATCAATCACACAGTCGATGCGGCCATTCGAGGTTTTCCCCTCAATCGCTCCTGTCACGTCGTTAATATCGAGGCGACCGTTCGACGATTGAATTTCGAGGCGGTCGACGTTCGAGGCGCCCACTTCCACACTACCGTTCGATGATTGCGCGTCAAGGATCTGTCCTGTTATCGACGTCAAACTGACTTTTCCGTTCGAGGAACGGAATGAGGCACGATCGGCGCGAACTGTGTGGGCCGTGATGCTCCCATTCTCACTCTCGACGTCGACCGACGTGGCGTCAACATTGCTCATATTGCACGAGCCGAGACGGTTTTTGATCATGACTTTTTCATACGCATGGCGCGGCAGCTCGACGTGTAACACCGGTGCTTTCGTGACGATCCAGGAAAATAGGTTCGACAGACCGAAACGACGTTCTGACTCAATTCGGATTTCGAGCGTGTCCCCAACGATATCCATCGTCACCCCGTGATCCCGTTCCGTCTCGAGCGTCGCGTAGGCAAAGCCGCCATCAGATGGGACGACTTTGACGTGTGCTTGCAGGACGTTGATCGAGACGTTTCGGAACGCCACGTTCGGACTTTTCACAATAGCCAGTTCCTTTCGCTCTGCAGTGAGTGGCTCGACCGTGCCGAGCAACTCGCTCGCGAGTGCGCTTGGTGTCCCGAGCTCTTCGACCATTGCCGCATCACTTTTCCCGTCGAGTCGTCCGCTCGCAAAGTACTCCGACACATCCCGTAAAACATCAACCCGATCGATGACGCTCATTCCCATCAGTAACCGTTCGAGTTCCAATAAATACTGTTCTTCTGTCATTTGTCCGTTCCCCCTTCGATCAATTCGTTGACGCCGGTCGTGAACGTCTCCCATTCTGCGCGTAGTTCCGCCAAATGAGCTTTCCCCTGCTCCGTGATGGCGTAGTACTTTCGCGGTGGTCCTTCTGCCGATTCTTTTAAATACGTCGTGAAGTACCCGTCTGACGTAAGCCGCCTTAGGAGCGGGTAGACGGCTCCTTCTGAGATGGCGACTTTTGCCGAAATGGCTTGCACGAGCTCATACCCGTAGCGGTCATGCGTCTCGACGAGCGCGAGCACACATAAATTGAGTACGCCTTTCTTGAACTGAGGGTTCATTTATTCGCCTCCTCTATTATACATTAAACAATAGCTTATCATTCACTATTATTCAATAGATAATAGTTAAATTTCCGCTTATTTCTTGATTGGTGGAAACAACTGGTTCAAATCTGTACAATGAAGGAACAACACTCGCAGGATATTTGTCATAGTAGGAACGTACGCAGTT
This sequence is a window from Exiguobacterium mexicanum. Protein-coding genes within it:
- a CDS encoding LutC/YkgG family protein, giving the protein MNPGTITNREDFLKRIAGQLGRDVDLTPPKRVYKHRPQDEVLKDASDEELLETFRMVATRIHTDVVECESANLDDTLRLLIERYDGQSIIAERDDRIQAWAPQTSESFDWWDAERPEDSRALAVKADIGITIADQALAESATIVQYAAPGKSRTISLLPRDHIAIIPKSVLVPRMTQAAKKLAELDRTGDLASPNGVNFISGPSNSADIEMNLIVGVHGPVRVAYLLVHDL
- a CDS encoding DUF4097 family beta strand repeat-containing protein, whose protein sequence is MTEEQYLLELERLLMGMSVIDRVDVLRDVSEYFASGRLDGKSDAAMVEELGTPSALASELLGTVEPLTAERKELAIVKSPNVAFRNVSINVLQAHVKVVPSDGGFAYATLETERDHGVTMDIVGDTLEIRIESERRFGLSNLFSWIVTKAPVLHVELPRHAYEKVMIKNRLGSCNMSNVDATSVDVESENGSITAHTVRADRASFRSSNGKVSLTSITGQILDAQSSNGSVEVGASNVDRLEIQSSNGRLDINDVTGAIEGKTSNGRIDCVIDVIEHPIRLKTNNGRIDMRLKQDPRDAVIRAKTRNGKVELFGDRANERTFGDGAVEVKLTSSNGSITVE
- a CDS encoding PadR family transcriptional regulator, with translation MNPQFKKGVLNLCVLALVETHDRYGYELVQAISAKVAISEGAVYPLLRRLTSDGYFTTYLKESAEGPPRKYYAITEQGKAHLAELRAEWETFTTGVNELIEGGTDK